The following are encoded together in the Poseidonibacter lekithochrous genome:
- a CDS encoding DEAD/DEAH box helicase, with amino-acid sequence MIDLKNKLKALYTQKEQIEDEIKSLELQIQEATFNNKEKQEITTQEKPKQVKTTFLKDEKINIFKSLFIARNDVYAKKWISKDGNKQGFYPVTRTFRGEDYIPLTNKEIESHLRGLIHLATYCINNENQSKFIAYEILDEDKFKLQIALNALNIRAYYELNSYNSLIVWLFLEEEISSKIVFNFAQFILKKANVHGKVFPNQEFATRASLGNNIELPLHLKNRDKNKTVFIDANTNKIYEDQWTVLNQVQKISKEIVHKFSQVSESNNDEKDFGNVNFPTHEIKMLMYDYIYIPTAQLSKSLINKLKSFASFENPQIKVLLGLRKPLYNTPRMIHGYEEDEKHLMLPRGLYTKVKDFFNENAVKFTYEDKRHHASVFTKEVKFTLRPEQEDAIKGICKSDFSICVAPPGFGKTLLGAKMFEIRACSTLIVVNKNMLLNQWIERFVDYFGYDKKDIGYLGKGKNKLNGDIDVATMQSLKNAPELVDNYSFVIVDECHHIPAVTFEQIIKGFKGRYLLGLSATPNRKDGLQPILYQQLGDIAYEYKKKRTHNNKLQIVRTDFISDADNYATIINELCVDENRNNLIISQIKANINRKILVLTDRIEHINILQHILSEENIDFVAIHGSMNKKEQVENMNLVKSKSLILATTSYFGEGIDFPHLNTILFATPISYYGRLVQYLGRIGRGNQECLAIDFLDSKNAMLNSAYKKRLEGYKQMHYK; translated from the coding sequence ATGATAGATCTTAAGAATAAACTAAAAGCTCTTTATACTCAAAAAGAACAAATCGAAGATGAGATAAAGAGTTTAGAGCTTCAAATTCAAGAAGCCACTTTTAATAATAAAGAAAAACAAGAAATAACTACGCAAGAAAAACCTAAACAAGTAAAAACTACATTCTTAAAAGATGAAAAAATTAATATTTTCAAATCCCTATTTATCGCACGAAATGATGTATATGCTAAAAAATGGATAAGTAAAGATGGAAATAAACAAGGTTTTTATCCCGTTACTAGAACTTTTAGGGGAGAAGATTATATTCCTTTAACTAATAAAGAAATAGAATCTCACTTAAGAGGTTTAATTCATCTTGCAACTTATTGTATAAATAATGAAAATCAATCAAAGTTTATAGCTTATGAGATTTTAGATGAAGATAAATTCAAATTACAAATAGCTCTTAATGCTTTAAATATTCGTGCTTATTATGAATTGAACTCATATAATTCTTTAATTGTTTGGTTGTTTTTAGAAGAAGAAATATCTTCGAAAATTGTATTTAACTTTGCACAATTTATTTTAAAAAAAGCTAATGTTCATGGAAAAGTATTCCCTAATCAAGAGTTTGCAACGAGGGCAAGTTTAGGAAATAATATTGAACTACCTCTTCATTTAAAAAATAGAGATAAAAATAAAACAGTATTTATTGATGCTAATACAAATAAAATTTATGAAGACCAATGGACTGTATTAAATCAAGTTCAAAAAATTTCAAAAGAGATAGTACATAAGTTTTCACAAGTATCAGAATCTAATAATGATGAAAAAGATTTCGGAAATGTTAATTTTCCTACACATGAAATTAAAATGCTAATGTATGATTATATATATATTCCAACAGCGCAATTATCAAAATCTTTAATTAATAAACTAAAATCTTTTGCTTCTTTTGAGAATCCTCAAATTAAAGTCTTATTAGGACTGCGTAAGCCACTTTATAATACTCCTAGAATGATTCATGGATATGAAGAAGATGAAAAGCATTTAATGCTTCCTAGAGGCTTATACACTAAAGTAAAAGACTTCTTTAATGAAAATGCAGTGAAGTTTACATATGAAGATAAAAGACACCATGCAAGCGTATTTACAAAAGAAGTGAAATTTACTCTAAGACCAGAACAAGAAGATGCAATAAAAGGTATTTGTAAAAGTGATTTCTCAATTTGTGTTGCACCTCCTGGGTTTGGTAAAACGCTCCTTGGTGCAAAAATGTTTGAGATTAGAGCTTGCAGTACTTTAATAGTTGTAAATAAAAATATGCTTTTAAATCAATGGATAGAGCGATTTGTAGACTATTTTGGATATGACAAAAAAGATATTGGATATCTTGGAAAAGGTAAAAATAAATTAAATGGTGATATTGATGTAGCTACAATGCAGAGTTTGAAAAATGCTCCTGAACTTGTAGACAATTACTCTTTTGTAATTGTAGATGAGTGTCATCATATTCCTGCTGTTACTTTTGAGCAGATTATTAAAGGCTTTAAAGGAAGATATCTTTTAGGTCTTAGTGCAACACCAAATAGAAAAGATGGTTTACAACCAATTTTATATCAACAATTAGGTGATATTGCTTATGAATATAAGAAGAAAAGAACACATAATAATAAATTACAAATAGTAAGAACTGACTTTATAAGTGACGCTGATAACTACGCTACAATCATAAATGAGCTATGTGTAGATGAAAATAGGAATAATTTAATAATTAGTCAAATTAAAGCAAATATAAATAGGAAAATTTTAGTTTTAACAGATAGAATAGAGCATATTAATATCTTACAGCATATCTTGTCTGAAGAAAATATTGATTTTGTTGCAATTCATGGAAGTATGAACAAAAAAGAGCAAGTAGAAAATATGAATTTAGTAAAATCTAAATCTTTAATTTTAGCAACTACTTCATATTTTGGTGAAGGAATTGACTTCCCTCATTTAAATACTATTTTGTTTGCTACTCCTATTTCTTATTATGGACGTTTAGTTCAATATCTTGGACGAATAGGAAGAGGTAATCAAGAATGTTTAGCAATAGATTTCTTAGATTCAAAAAATGCGATGTTAAATTCTGCTTATAAGAAAAGACTAGAAGGTTATAAGCAAATGCACTATAAATAA
- a CDS encoding response regulator transcription factor: MEKLKNSTILYIEDDEITRENISSYLKRKCKELFVACDGKEGLEKFEIHNPDIIITDIEMPNLNGLDMAKKIRKQSSSTQIIITTAYTSQEYLLEAVNLHLIKYIVKPISLVKLNDALSECDKFLEEEVITKKYFSEDTFYDIYTKELVVSNEIVSLSKNERALLDLLLKNYPAPTSYESIETNVYDFATSKNAIKLLVKSIRTKINKEFISNVSGLGYNINIIKD; this comes from the coding sequence ATGGAAAAATTAAAAAATAGTACAATTTTATATATTGAAGATGATGAAATCACTAGAGAAAATATTAGTTCTTATCTTAAAAGAAAATGTAAAGAACTTTTTGTAGCATGTGATGGAAAAGAAGGTCTTGAAAAGTTTGAGATACATAATCCTGATATTATAATTACAGATATTGAAATGCCAAATTTAAATGGTTTAGACATGGCAAAAAAAATCAGAAAACAATCTTCCTCAACACAAATTATAATTACAACAGCATATACTTCTCAAGAGTATTTATTAGAAGCTGTAAATTTACATCTAATAAAATATATAGTAAAACCTATATCTTTAGTGAAATTAAATGATGCACTTAGTGAATGTGATAAATTTCTTGAAGAAGAGGTTATTACTAAAAAATATTTTTCAGAAGATACTTTCTATGATATTTATACAAAAGAATTAGTTGTCTCTAATGAAATTGTATCACTATCAAAAAACGAAAGAGCATTATTAGATTTATTACTAAAAAACTATCCAGCTCCTACTTCTTATGAATCAATAGAAACAAATGTATATGATTTTGCAACATCAAAAAATGCTATTAAGTTATTAGTAAAATCAATAAGAACTAAAATAAATAAAGAGTTTATTTCTAATGTTTCTGGTTTGGGTTACAATATTAATATAATAAAAGATTAA
- a CDS encoding bactofilin family protein codes for MGVFNKSNKGSASNGATVVAAGTCIIGGISTKGTVHIDGKFEGVILEADVISIGESGEVIGDIKANNLIVNGLFDGKIDCNEVQILEDGKVIGEMRYNELIIDPKGKFEGRGIRKNSELKSRYNEIEQKINNIVLGPAIAHDRS; via the coding sequence ATGGGAGTCTTTAATAAATCAAATAAAGGATCAGCATCAAATGGGGCAACAGTAGTTGCTGCTGGTACTTGTATAATTGGTGGAATTAGCACTAAAGGCACTGTTCACATTGATGGAAAGTTTGAAGGTGTTATTCTTGAAGCTGACGTTATTTCTATTGGTGAGAGTGGAGAAGTAATTGGTGACATTAAAGCTAATAACTTAATTGTTAACGGTTTATTTGATGGAAAAATAGATTGTAACGAAGTTCAAATTTTAGAAGATGGTAAAGTAATTGGTGAGATGAGATACAACGAACTAATTATAGACCCAAAAGGTAAATTTGAAGGTAGAGGTATTAGAAAAAATTCTGAACTAAAAAGCAGATACAATGAAATTGAGCAAAAAATTAACAATATTGTATTAGGTCCTGCAATCGCTCATGATAGATCTTAA
- a CDS encoding cation:proton antiporter gives MLGVIVATITIALIVNLILKKFHLPTIIGYIFTGTIIAYTFGLHDAVNNHDLKEIAEFGVVFLMFTIGLEFSIEHLKKMKREVFFTGSLQILVTTVFVFTVCLFVLDFDVKSSLVIGAALSLSSTAIVLKTFNETKEINKPYGKRVLGILIMQDIAVIPILLMISFFNMNEDQSVAYMIFETTIAAAILLGLLYVCGKYLLEPFLNHVSGTESDELFVASVLLLAIGSSYVAHYFGFSYSLGAFIAGMMISETKFKHQVEADLIPFRNILLGVFFITVGMQINFTIIADYIWIILLLLPVLMGIKYLIIYSLVRIDDNKRVAFKTAVSLIQIGEFSLAILELARSQDLVDPTYSQILIVTIVISMVLTPIILKNLSKAAAALVPEDIMMVCNAHNVNPDTENHVVVLGYGRFGQAIVEELKVFGQKYVIIEHNIKFFQLGQDRNEPIVFGNAAHKHILNSVNIKQSSAVIVAVNNPDALHIICEAVDELTHNTKTIVTVTSEAEKSTLEGLHLEHIIVETNQIAKSVVDEVMYCRLD, from the coding sequence ATGTTAGGAGTTATTGTTGCAACAATCACAATTGCATTGATTGTTAATTTAATACTAAAAAAATTTCATTTACCAACTATTATTGGATATATCTTTACAGGTACTATAATAGCTTACACTTTTGGATTACATGATGCTGTGAATAATCATGATCTAAAGGAAATAGCAGAGTTTGGGGTTGTTTTTCTGATGTTTACAATTGGATTAGAATTTTCAATTGAACATTTAAAAAAGATGAAAAGAGAAGTATTTTTTACTGGCTCCTTACAAATATTAGTAACTACAGTATTTGTATTTACAGTATGTTTATTTGTTTTAGATTTCGATGTTAAAAGTTCATTAGTTATTGGTGCTGCTTTATCATTATCTTCAACTGCAATTGTATTAAAAACTTTTAATGAAACAAAAGAGATAAATAAACCTTATGGAAAAAGAGTTCTAGGAATATTAATTATGCAAGATATTGCAGTTATTCCTATTCTTTTAATGATTTCATTTTTTAATATGAATGAAGATCAAAGTGTTGCTTATATGATTTTTGAAACAACAATTGCAGCAGCTATTTTATTAGGTCTGTTATATGTTTGTGGGAAATATCTATTAGAACCATTTTTAAATCATGTATCAGGAACTGAGTCTGATGAGTTATTTGTAGCTTCTGTATTATTATTAGCAATTGGTTCATCTTATGTGGCACATTACTTTGGATTCTCTTACTCTCTTGGAGCTTTTATAGCCGGTATGATGATTTCTGAGACTAAGTTTAAACATCAAGTTGAAGCTGACCTTATTCCTTTTAGAAATATTCTATTAGGGGTGTTCTTTATTACTGTTGGTATGCAAATTAACTTTACGATTATTGCTGATTATATTTGGATTATTTTACTTTTATTACCAGTTTTAATGGGAATAAAATACTTAATCATTTATAGCTTAGTTAGAATTGATGATAATAAAAGAGTTGCATTTAAAACAGCTGTATCTTTAATTCAAATTGGTGAGTTTTCACTAGCAATTTTAGAGCTTGCAAGATCTCAAGATTTAGTAGATCCTACATACTCACAAATTTTAATTGTAACTATTGTAATTTCAATGGTATTAACACCAATTATTCTAAAGAACTTATCAAAAGCAGCGGCGGCTTTAGTTCCAGAAGATATTATGATGGTTTGTAATGCTCATAATGTAAATCCTGATACTGAAAACCATGTTGTTGTACTTGGTTATGGTAGATTTGGACAAGCAATTGTAGAAGAGCTTAAAGTGTTTGGTCAGAAGTATGTAATTATTGAGCATAATATTAAGTTTTTCCAATTAGGACAAGATAGAAATGAACCTATTGTATTTGGAAATGCTGCCCATAAACATATATTAAACTCTGTAAATATTAAACAATCTTCAGCTGTTATAGTTGCGGTGAATAACCCTGATGCTTTACATATTATTTGTGAAGCAGTAGATGAATTAACTCACAATACAAAAACTATTGTAACAGTTACAAGTGAAGCAGAAAAATCTACATTAGAAGGTCTTCACTTAGAACATATAATTGTAGAAACAAATCAAATAGCAAAATCTGTTGTTGATGAAGTTATGTATTGTAGATTAGATTAG
- a CDS encoding efflux RND transporter periplasmic adaptor subunit: MHLKKLAILFLSVLFLFTGCNDKKTEEKVVKKEIKKVDVNVHTIKKQTYPVWVDFSGKTEALKKVAITSRVNGELKELFFTAGQSVKKGDTLFKIDDRQYKAVLAQKLATLNKDESSQRLALANLRRYEPLVQKGLAPREKLDELKARLGEYNAVVKADKSAVKEAKLDVEYSIVKATIDGKIGKSLVDIGNIITSSDKLAEVVQTKDLYVNFNPSSSEVFILNRYKSEEFPKVRVLPENVEDQNLSLNGKVDFIDNVTNETTGTVLMRAKIDNHNNSLFPGTFVNIKLFVTDKIPVIAVNPNNLAQNQLGSYVLAVDENNKIVKKQVEVEYSNKELAIIKSGLKDGDRVVVSAINRLQENQEVNALEVSNPISK, from the coding sequence ATGCATTTAAAAAAATTAGCAATTCTTTTTTTATCAGTTTTATTTTTATTCACTGGATGTAATGATAAAAAAACAGAAGAAAAAGTTGTAAAAAAAGAGATTAAAAAAGTAGATGTAAATGTACATACTATAAAAAAACAAACATATCCTGTGTGGGTTGATTTTTCTGGTAAAACTGAGGCTTTAAAAAAAGTAGCTATTACTTCAAGAGTAAATGGAGAATTAAAAGAGTTGTTTTTTACAGCAGGTCAAAGTGTAAAAAAAGGCGATACTCTTTTTAAAATAGATGATAGACAATATAAAGCAGTTTTAGCACAAAAGTTAGCAACATTAAACAAAGATGAATCATCTCAAAGACTAGCCCTTGCAAATTTACGAAGATATGAACCACTTGTTCAAAAAGGTTTAGCTCCAAGGGAAAAACTTGATGAATTAAAAGCAAGACTTGGGGAATATAATGCTGTTGTAAAAGCAGATAAATCAGCAGTAAAAGAAGCAAAACTTGATGTTGAATACTCTATTGTAAAAGCTACAATAGATGGAAAAATTGGTAAATCTTTAGTTGATATTGGAAATATTATTACTTCAAGTGATAAATTAGCTGAGGTAGTACAAACAAAAGATTTATATGTAAACTTTAACCCAAGTAGCTCAGAAGTGTTTATTCTAAATAGATATAAATCAGAAGAGTTTCCAAAGGTAAGAGTTTTACCTGAAAATGTTGAAGATCAGAATTTAAGCCTAAATGGAAAAGTTGATTTTATTGATAATGTAACAAATGAAACAACAGGTACAGTATTAATGAGAGCAAAAATAGATAACCATAATAATTCATTATTCCCTGGGACTTTTGTAAATATCAAACTTTTTGTAACTGATAAAATCCCAGTAATTGCTGTAAATCCAAATAACCTAGCTCAAAATCAATTAGGCTCTTATGTATTAGCTGTAGATGAGAATAATAAAATTGTGAAAAAACAAGTTGAGGTTGAATATTCTAATAAAGAATTAGCGATTATTAAATCAGGTCTTAAAGATGGAGATAGAGTTGTTGTAAGTGCTATTAATAGACTTCAAGAAAATCAAGAGGTTAATGCTTTAGAAGTATCTAATCCAATAAGTAAATAG
- a CDS encoding efflux RND transporter permease subunit, with the protein MFSIFFIKRPIFAKVISLFIIIVGLIALNLLPVAQFPEITPPSISVSSNYTGGSASAVETSVTKPIEEQLNGIEGMIYMDSNSSSDGSSNINLYFKSGYDLNTAAIDVQNRVALATPFLPDSVKQTGVTTKKKSTSMVQILSLSSSNPAHDALFLSNFASINIVEELKRIDGIGDVQNLGEKKYSMRVWINPNKLSNLGLTVTDVTNAIKSQNLQAALGSIGASPNTSSNKFQFTLTSKTRLSSVKEFENIIVNEVDDRKVRLKDVARVELGAEVYGWGASLNNKATALLGIYQQPGANALNVASKIEEKLKVLRQRLPQGAKIEATYDTTKFVEVSIKEVVITLFQALALVLFVVYFFLQSFRTTIIPAVAIPVSLIGTFALLMAMNFSINTLTLFGLILAIGIVVDDAIIVVENVETNLAKNPDLTLKEATTLAMKEVFTPVISTTLVLLAVFIPVTFIPGISGALYQQFATTIAFAVIISSINALTLSPALCATILKKKRQNETKNIIFQKFDDGLESFKNVYKVVLEKIIKFWYVAFLVYGLLLGGTYFAFKVLPSGFIPDEDQGTLVSSISLEAGTTLNITEKTTAKITEIIMSTAGVKDVLSIPGFNIITGAIDSSTSTVFIVLEDWAKRESADKSITAIMSKVTSSSKEQIDNANVRVFNMPSIPGLSAVGGFELKLQNLQGMPLDEFEKYAKEFIRNVNQDKAIMYAYTSFNSNYPQYFVDVNRDKVSSLKLNIKDVYSVLQANLGSIYVNDFNKFGKTYKVFVQADQTFREQKNSINNFFVKNANGDMVPLSTVVKIKQVTGANTITHYNGYQSISINGLHNLKEGYSSGDALKALETVAKQTLPSSIGYEFAGMSLQEKEAGNAAIYIFALSLLMVFLFLAAQYESWMMPLMIMLPIPAVMFGALGANMFAGLLNDTYTQIGLVLLIGMSSKNAILIIEFAKELREKGESIVNAAVMASTMRLRAILMTIFSFLLGILPLVYASGAGAASRQSLGTAVFGGMIMSTILTLLLTPVLFVVLQKLREGKSNKDEQHA; encoded by the coding sequence ATGTTTTCAATATTTTTCATTAAACGACCAATTTTTGCAAAAGTTATTTCACTATTTATTATTATAGTTGGGCTTATTGCATTAAATTTATTACCCGTGGCACAATTTCCTGAGATTACACCTCCTAGTATCTCTGTAAGCTCTAACTACACAGGTGGTAGTGCTAGTGCTGTTGAAACTAGTGTTACAAAACCAATTGAAGAGCAGTTAAATGGTATTGAAGGTATGATTTATATGGACTCAAACTCATCATCTGATGGGAGCTCAAATATTAATCTTTATTTTAAATCTGGATATGATTTAAACACAGCTGCCATTGATGTTCAAAATAGGGTTGCCTTAGCAACACCATTTTTACCTGATTCTGTAAAACAAACAGGAGTTACAACTAAGAAAAAATCAACTTCAATGGTTCAGATTTTATCTCTTAGTTCCTCTAATCCTGCCCATGATGCACTTTTCTTATCTAACTTTGCAAGTATTAATATTGTAGAAGAGTTAAAAAGAATTGATGGAATTGGAGATGTTCAAAACTTAGGTGAAAAGAAATACTCAATGAGAGTATGGATTAATCCAAATAAGTTATCAAACCTAGGACTTACAGTAACAGATGTAACAAATGCTATTAAATCACAGAATTTACAAGCTGCACTTGGATCTATTGGTGCATCACCTAATACTTCATCTAATAAATTTCAATTTACACTTACGTCTAAAACAAGACTTTCAAGTGTAAAAGAGTTTGAAAATATTATTGTAAATGAAGTTGATGATAGAAAAGTAAGATTAAAAGATGTTGCTAGAGTTGAATTAGGAGCTGAGGTTTATGGATGGGGAGCATCTTTAAACAATAAAGCTACTGCATTACTTGGTATTTATCAACAACCAGGAGCAAATGCTCTTAATGTTGCTTCAAAAATTGAAGAGAAACTAAAAGTTCTAAGACAAAGATTACCTCAAGGTGCTAAAATAGAAGCTACTTACGATACTACAAAATTCGTAGAAGTATCTATTAAAGAAGTAGTTATTACGCTATTCCAAGCTTTAGCATTAGTATTATTTGTGGTTTATTTCTTCTTACAATCATTTAGAACTACCATTATTCCAGCAGTTGCAATTCCAGTATCGTTAATTGGTACTTTTGCTTTACTAATGGCTATGAACTTCTCAATTAATACTCTTACTTTATTTGGTCTTATTTTAGCCATTGGTATTGTAGTTGATGATGCAATTATTGTAGTTGAAAATGTAGAAACCAATCTTGCTAAGAATCCAGACTTAACTCTAAAAGAAGCTACAACATTAGCTATGAAAGAGGTATTTACTCCTGTAATTTCTACTACATTAGTTTTACTTGCGGTATTTATTCCAGTTACGTTTATTCCGGGGATTTCTGGTGCTTTATATCAACAGTTTGCAACTACTATTGCTTTTGCTGTGATTATTTCATCTATTAATGCTTTAACTTTATCTCCTGCCCTTTGTGCTACGATTTTGAAGAAAAAAAGACAAAATGAAACAAAAAATATAATCTTCCAAAAGTTTGATGATGGTTTAGAGAGTTTTAAAAATGTATATAAAGTAGTTTTAGAAAAAATTATCAAGTTTTGGTATGTTGCATTTTTAGTTTATGGATTATTATTAGGTGGAACATATTTTGCCTTCAAAGTACTTCCAAGTGGATTTATTCCAGATGAAGATCAAGGAACATTAGTTTCTTCTATTTCATTAGAAGCTGGAACAACTCTGAATATTACTGAGAAAACTACAGCTAAAATTACTGAGATTATTATGAGTACAGCAGGTGTAAAAGATGTATTAAGTATTCCTGGATTTAATATTATCACAGGAGCCATTGATTCATCTACATCCACAGTATTTATTGTTTTAGAAGATTGGGCAAAAAGAGAATCTGCTGATAAATCAATAACAGCTATTATGTCTAAAGTTACAAGTTCCTCAAAAGAACAAATAGATAACGCAAATGTAAGAGTATTTAATATGCCTTCAATTCCGGGATTATCTGCTGTTGGTGGGTTTGAGCTAAAACTTCAAAATCTACAAGGAATGCCACTTGATGAGTTTGAAAAATATGCAAAAGAGTTTATACGAAATGTAAATCAAGATAAAGCAATTATGTATGCTTATACGTCATTTAACTCTAATTATCCTCAATATTTTGTAGATGTAAATAGAGATAAAGTATCATCATTAAAACTAAATATTAAAGATGTTTATTCAGTACTTCAAGCAAATCTTGGTTCTATTTATGTAAATGATTTTAATAAATTTGGAAAAACCTATAAGGTATTTGTTCAAGCCGATCAAACATTTAGAGAACAAAAGAACTCTATTAATAACTTCTTTGTAAAAAATGCAAATGGAGATATGGTTCCTTTAAGTACTGTTGTTAAAATCAAACAAGTAACGGGTGCTAATACAATTACCCATTACAATGGTTACCAAAGTATCTCTATAAATGGATTACATAATCTAAAAGAGGGATATAGTTCAGGTGATGCATTAAAAGCTTTAGAAACAGTAGCAAAACAAACACTTCCAAGCTCAATTGGATATGAGTTTGCTGGTATGTCTTTACAAGAAAAAGAAGCAGGTAATGCAGCTATTTATATTTTTGCTTTATCTTTATTGATGGTGTTCTTATTCCTTGCAGCTCAATATGAGTCTTGGATGATGCCTTTAATGATTATGCTTCCAATTCCAGCTGTTATGTTTGGAGCATTGGGTGCGAATATGTTTGCAGGATTATTAAACGATACATATACCCAAATTGGTTTAGTATTACTAATAGGAATGTCCTCAAAAAATGCGATTTTGATTATCGAGTTTGCTAAGGAACTTCGAGAAAAAGGTGAGAGTATTGTAAATGCTGCGGTAATGGCATCTACTATGAGATTAAGAGCAATTTTAATGACTATTTTCTCTTTTCTTTTAGGGATTTTACCTTTAGTTTATGCAAGTGGAGCAGGTGCTGCTTCTAGACAATCACTTGGTACTGCTGTATTTGGTGGAATGATTATGTCAACAATTTTAACACTTCTTTTAACTCCTGTATTATTTGTTGTTTTACAAAAATTAAGAGAGGGAAAAAGTAATAAGGATGAACAACATGCTTAA
- a CDS encoding sensor histidine kinase translates to MSDLFLGFYLGVFSIILLFNILAFVYYKQRAYIYYFLMHLFVVFLSLSTNKLFESDLVIFFVVAIIFFSFLFAKEFLNLSSYYKNLDAIITRIAFSSVVFLLALYSLGGFNLIILIPYSMMFLALVLIALDVYKKGFKLAIYFIIGWGLNFLIVLLLDLKRIFGIEIVDFIYLNQLGNILEAVILSFALFARTKTIEKEKDEKEKMLIHQSRLASMGEMLANISHQWRQPLNRIASFIMNMQIHIMDNYKEEKYLLEKLDESQIQLEYMSSTIDDFTNFYKKDKQKESFFVSSVVENSISIILPTLKSNNINLDVKIIKDFQIKSYPKELSQVILNLIQNAKDALIINKTANANIQIEITDKKIVVQNNGESINENIIDKIFEPYFTTKEKHKGTGLGLYMSRMILEKNMNASISVENKNDNVHFEIIFNK, encoded by the coding sequence ATGAGTGATTTATTTTTAGGTTTTTATTTAGGAGTATTTTCTATAATACTTCTTTTTAATATTTTAGCTTTTGTTTATTATAAACAAAGAGCTTATATATATTACTTCCTTATGCATTTGTTTGTAGTGTTTTTATCTCTAAGTACAAACAAACTTTTTGAATCAGACCTTGTAATCTTTTTTGTAGTAGCAATTATATTCTTCTCCTTCTTATTTGCAAAAGAGTTTTTGAATCTAAGTTCATATTATAAAAACTTAGATGCAATTATTACACGAATTGCTTTTTCTTCTGTTGTATTTCTTTTAGCTTTATATAGCTTAGGTGGCTTTAATCTAATAATATTAATACCTTATTCTATGATGTTTTTAGCTTTAGTATTAATAGCTTTGGATGTGTATAAAAAAGGTTTTAAACTTGCTATATATTTTATTATTGGATGGGGGTTAAACTTTTTAATAGTATTACTTTTAGATTTAAAAAGAATATTTGGTATTGAAATAGTTGATTTTATTTATCTAAATCAATTAGGAAATATTTTAGAAGCTGTGATTTTATCTTTTGCTTTATTTGCTAGAACAAAAACTATAGAAAAAGAGAAAGATGAAAAAGAAAAAATGTTAATACATCAGTCAAGACTGGCTTCAATGGGTGAAATGTTAGCTAATATCTCACATCAATGGAGACAACCTCTAAATAGAATTGCATCTTTTATAATGAATATGCAAATACATATTATGGATAATTATAAAGAAGAAAAATACTTATTAGAAAAACTTGATGAAAGCCAAATACAACTAGAGTATATGTCTAGTACTATTGATGATTTTACAAACTTCTATAAAAAAGATAAACAAAAAGAGTCTTTTTTTGTATCTTCTGTTGTTGAAAACTCTATTAGTATTATCCTTCCTACTTTAAAGTCAAATAATATTAATTTAGATGTAAAAATAATAAAAGATTTTCAAATTAAATCATATCCAAAAGAGTTATCCCAAGTTATTCTAAATCTTATTCAAAATGCAAAAGATGCTTTAATTATCAATAAGACAGCTAATGCTAATATTCAAATAGAAATTACAGATAAAAAAATAGTTGTACAAAATAATGGCGAGTCAATTAATGAAAATATTATTGATAAAATTTTTGAACCATATTTCACTACTAAAGAGAAACATAAAGGTACAGGTTTAGGTTTATATATGTCTAGAATGATTCTAGAAAAGAATATGAATGCAAGTATATCAGTTGAAAATAAGAATGATAATGTTCACTTTGAAATCATTTTCAATAAATAA